Below is a genomic region from Pseudomonas svalbardensis.
CTGTCGCTGAACGACCTCAACGGCTACAGCGCCAAGGAGCGCGCGCCGCTGTGCACCGACTACAAACGCTGGCAGGTCTGCGGCATGCCACCACCGTCGTCAGGCGGGATCGCCGTGGCGCAGATCCTCGGCACCTTGCAGGCTCTGGAAACCCGTGACCCACGCTTTGCCCTGGCGCCGCTCAAACCGGTCAAGACCACCCAACCTGCGGGCGTTGAGCCGGCGCCTGAAGCCGTGCACCTGATCTCCGAAGCCGAACGCCTGGCTTACGCCGACCGTGCGCTGTACGTGGCCGACGCAGATTTCGTGCCCGTCCCCGTCAAAGGTCTGGTGGACCCTGCCTATCTGGCCAACCGCGCCGCCCTGATCGGCGATCGCAGCATGGGCACGGCCAAACCCGGCACCCCGCCGGGCATTCAGGTCGCCTACGCCCCGGACCGTTCGCCGCTGCGCACCTCCACCTCGCAAGTGGTGGCGGTGGATGACGAAGGCGGCGCCGTGTCCATGACCACCACCGTGGAATCCGCATTTGGCTCGCACCTGATGGTCCAGGGCTTCCTGCTCAACAACCAGATGACCGACTTCTCGTTCATCCCCGAAGAGAATGGTCAGAAGGTTGCCAACCGGGTCGAACCCGGCAAACGCCCACGCTCGTCCATGGCACCGACCCTGATTTTCGACCGCCAGAGCGGCGAATTCCTCGCCACCATCGGCTCCCCCGGCGGCTCGCAGATCATCGAATACGTCGCCAAATCCACCATCGGCCTGCTCGACTGGAACCTCGACCCACAAGCCGCCATCAGCCTGCCCAACTTCGGCAGCCGCAACGGCCCGAGCGAACTGGAACAGGGGCAGTTCAGCCCGGCACTGATTCAGGCGCTGAAAGACAAAGGGCACAGCGTGAACGAGATCGACATGACCAGCGGGACTCAGGCGATTGTCCGGGTCAAGGATGCGCAGGGTAAAACGTCGCTGGCGGGAGGGGCTGATCCGCGGCGTGAGGGGGCGGCGTTGGGGGATTGAGTCTTACGCAGGAATGAGTAAGGGCTTACCGGGAGGTAGGCCCTTTTTTATAGCTAACGAATACAGATCGGCCATCTCGCGGAGCCTTTTCCTACCCACAAATGACTGCTTCTTGGATAGAGTTTGAAGATCAGTTTCCCCCAATTCCGCGTCTGCCTCAGCTCATCAAATCAGCTGTCGGCAGTGCTTGATTACAGAAGTCGAACTTGCCCCTCCGCACATCGGATGCGCCTCCACAGACTTGCATCAGTCCCACCGCGGGACTAGGATCACTCCATGAGAATCATCGCTATCAGTCAGCTGAAAAGATTTTGGGAGAAACACCCGGATTCGGAGCAATCCTTTCTGGCTTGGATTGATGAGGCAAAAAATGCTGAGTGGAAAACGCCACCGGACATAAAGGCGCACTTTGCTACCGCCAGTATTCTCAAAAGCCGCAGAGTCGTGTTCAACATCAAGGGCAATGATTTTCGGTTGGTAGTCGCTGTGGCCTATCGCTTCGGCGCCGTCTACATAAAATTTGTCGGCACTCACAAACAGTACGACGCAATCGACGCTGATACCGTCGAGATGGAGTAACCCATGAATATTCGCCCCATTCACACCGACGAGGACTATCGTGCAGCCCTCAAGAACGTGTCAGCGCTGTTCGACAACGAACCAGAGCCTGGCACCCCTGAGGGTGATTATTTCGACATTATGATCACGCTTATTGAAGCCTATGAATCGAAGCAGTTTCCGGTGGATCTGCCCAACCCGATCGATGCAATCAAGTTTCGTATGGAACAGTCCGGCCTGTCTGCTGCTGACCTCGCACCGGCCATTGGCCGCACAAACCGAGTGTATGAAGTGCTCAATGGCAAACGTGCGTTGACGCTTCCGATGATCTGGAAACTTCACGATTTGTTCGGGATACCCGCGCAAAGCCTGATCAAGCCGATAAAGCAGGCTTGATCAGGTGTCAGTAGACTCCTGAAATCAGGCAGGCACACCCAAAATGATATGCGACGCCTTGATCGCCGCCGTCGCGCTCACACCCGGCGCCAGGCCCAGTTCTGCCACAGCCTGGCGTGTCACGATCGAATAGACTTCGGTGCCGCCGTCGAGCTGGATGAC
It encodes:
- the ggt gene encoding gamma-glutamyltransferase; protein product: MFSAFHLSRYRLSALSLIAAALTLAACSAPTTSALPVAPEVASGYRADLQTQYASKHMAAAANPLAAEAGRGMLRQGGSAIDAAIAMQAVLTLVEPQSSGIGGGALIVLWDGKAVRTYDGRETAPAGATEKLFLQADGKPMPFTQAQIGGRSVGTPGVLRALELAHQKHGHLPWAQLFEPAIKLAEQGFAISPRLHRLIASDSSMRSSPDMVAYFMNADGSPKAAGTQLKNPALAAVFKRIAKEGPDALYKGPIAQEIVAKVQGHANPGSLSLNDLNGYSAKERAPLCTDYKRWQVCGMPPPSSGGIAVAQILGTLQALETRDPRFALAPLKPVKTTQPAGVEPAPEAVHLISEAERLAYADRALYVADADFVPVPVKGLVDPAYLANRAALIGDRSMGTAKPGTPPGIQVAYAPDRSPLRTSTSQVVAVDDEGGAVSMTTTVESAFGSHLMVQGFLLNNQMTDFSFIPEENGQKVANRVEPGKRPRSSMAPTLIFDRQSGEFLATIGSPGGSQIIEYVAKSTIGLLDWNLDPQAAISLPNFGSRNGPSELEQGQFSPALIQALKDKGHSVNEIDMTSGTQAIVRVKDAQGKTSLAGGADPRREGAALGD
- a CDS encoding type II toxin-antitoxin system HigB family toxin, whose amino-acid sequence is MRIIAISQLKRFWEKHPDSEQSFLAWIDEAKNAEWKTPPDIKAHFATASILKSRRVVFNIKGNDFRLVVAVAYRFGAVYIKFVGTHKQYDAIDADTVEME
- a CDS encoding helix-turn-helix domain-containing protein, encoding MNIRPIHTDEDYRAALKNVSALFDNEPEPGTPEGDYFDIMITLIEAYESKQFPVDLPNPIDAIKFRMEQSGLSAADLAPAIGRTNRVYEVLNGKRALTLPMIWKLHDLFGIPAQSLIKPIKQA